The following are from one region of the Petrotoga mobilis SJ95 genome:
- a CDS encoding flagellin yields the protein MRINHNISALNAWRSMDQVNQSMGKTLEKLSSGLRINRAGDDAAGLAISEKMRGQIKGLDTAVKNAQDSISLIQTAEGALTETHSILQRMRELSVQAASDTNTNVDRNQIQLELDQLREEIDRISRTTEFNTMKLLDGKIESFRGSEDIKVVTGGNINVEAGLISGSTAVEGTYVVEVGQLSGTETTALDVKITQITAGGQTSTIVTLGAGAATIGGISFKWESSTFAISDFGGSLPKNEIVDSAVVRVEAANTAANQLVLQIGANEGHNIVLGIDDMSSKALGLTEDSLKATDQDSAERSIMVVDAAIHKVSTARASLGAVQNRLEHTISNLGVASENLTAAESRIRDADMAKEMMDFTKQQILLQASNAMLAQANTIPQNVLQLLR from the coding sequence ATGAGGATTAACCACAACATCAGTGCATTGAATGCATGGAGATCGATGGATCAAGTAAACCAATCTATGGGTAAAACACTTGAAAAACTTTCTTCTGGTTTAAGGATCAACAGAGCAGGAGACGATGCAGCGGGATTAGCAATATCCGAAAAGATGAGAGGTCAAATAAAAGGTTTGGATACCGCTGTAAAGAATGCACAAGACTCTATATCTTTGATACAAACAGCAGAAGGAGCATTGACAGAAACACACTCTATACTTCAAAGAATGAGGGAATTATCTGTTCAAGCTGCATCTGATACCAACACAAATGTTGATAGAAATCAAATTCAGTTAGAATTAGACCAACTAAGAGAAGAGATCGATAGGATTTCAAGAACCACAGAGTTCAACACAATGAAATTGCTTGATGGTAAGATTGAATCTTTCAGAGGTAGTGAAGATATTAAAGTTGTTACTGGAGGAAATATAAATGTTGAAGCTGGATTGATATCCGGCAGTACAGCAGTGGAAGGTACTTACGTTGTAGAAGTTGGACAATTAAGTGGTACTGAAACCACTGCTTTGGATGTTAAAATAACTCAGATAACAGCTGGTGGACAAACTAGCACCATTGTCACTTTGGGAGCTGGAGCAGCTACTATTGGTGGAATTTCATTTAAATGGGAATCATCAACTTTTGCTATCTCAGATTTTGGAGGGTCTTTGCCCAAAAATGAAATTGTAGATAGTGCAGTAGTTAGAGTTGAAGCAGCTAATACAGCTGCTAATCAATTAGTTTTGCAAATAGGGGCGAATGAAGGTCACAACATCGTACTTGGAATAGACGATATGAGTTCCAAGGCTCTTGGACTCACGGAGGATTCACTTAAAGCAACCGACCAAGACAGTGCTGAAAGATCGATAATGGTTGTGGACGCCGCAATTCACAAGGTAAGTACAGCGAGAGCTTCACTTGGTGCCGTTCAAAACAGATTGGAACATACTATATCCAACTTGGGTGTAGCTTCTGAGAACTTAACCGCAGCAGAAAGCAGAATCAGAGACGCAGATATGGCAAAAGAGATGATGGATTTTACAAAGCAACAGATACTCTTGCAGGCATCGAATGCGATGTTGGCACAAGCGAATACAATTCCACAAAATGTGTTGCAGTTGTTGAGATAA
- a CDS encoding tetratricopeptide repeat-containing glycosyltransferase family 2 protein produces MSADKEKLLSVAMIVKDEETNIRRALEAIKDVADEIIVVDTGSTDRTPEIVKEYTDKLYFHEWQNDFSEARNYSLKFPTCEWVLIYDADEEASESFKKNIRDFLMKQPKDVNTVYIPTISYMDINYTRTEVASTSRIFRKGTIEYKNVVHNQAKYKPKVVRGNFPILHYGYIWTRALKRKKYERTGNLIREQLKDAKHPIERLYYLVQLYKTESIGGYTHKKNQVAWETLAEIKRVGKVPAIGLEFLYMFGLDCMFAGLKDLGRDLLQKCIDATPQYPDPYFGMMALYERSKDWDELSKWGEKFFNVLDEAMKNVENFDWTIMSFKQVPLAHILMARAMLKRKDFEGFNNHISIAFSEDENINIDKKNLYVLMNDIKESVEAKDEFEKLLPGLRVMVEGVEKSGIVVYYDSVVEKIAELEVEVDEVLLDKLSCRNELSKYIIKKMKTSEDKLLDFITKSDYLNFVEKNGIPGLLLFYSVLQNTKDTVDTLKTLSSLRKIEDEKIQGVLYALLGDCYLSLKRFKEALSQYKKSLEILPELSQFIKPIIEDLSTKLDPEMDGVYEEMYTHFASGKEFIFDIMGYVGQENAEKLYLISEAPLALYVSGVSFIQKDAQKAETLLKKVENIDEFPFYYYRLAKIYEKKDIKKAFEYHIKAVEENNKLADLALGRYSYSGLYPSTQISFMKSNDEMIWVGNISEKFSTLGIIHPIRSWKKSESFMYASPYPSDEALRIYEEREKEAYKSAPLEIKKEVILKGLIDSDFKDIKLLGVDKEKYESVFEDLGVSVKDTSNNLLIVGEFEKNYDLSDILKKAKKVLAFAYVPDLKDRENVVWFIPKFRVLRTTSQLISLFEKEGFKVSKVEAIDGNLRCIQAYKE; encoded by the coding sequence ATGAGTGCTGATAAAGAAAAATTGTTGTCCGTTGCTATGATCGTCAAGGACGAAGAGACTAATATTAGACGTGCCTTAGAGGCTATTAAAGATGTGGCTGATGAGATAATCGTTGTTGATACAGGTTCAACAGATAGAACACCGGAGATAGTTAAAGAGTATACCGATAAGTTGTACTTCCATGAATGGCAGAATGATTTTTCTGAGGCTCGAAATTATTCTTTGAAGTTTCCAACCTGTGAGTGGGTTTTGATATACGATGCGGACGAGGAGGCTTCAGAATCGTTTAAAAAAAATATAAGAGATTTTCTTATGAAGCAGCCAAAAGATGTTAATACCGTCTATATACCAACAATCAGTTATATGGATATTAACTACACAAGAACTGAAGTTGCTTCAACTTCAAGAATTTTTAGAAAAGGTACCATTGAATACAAAAACGTTGTACATAATCAAGCTAAATATAAACCAAAGGTCGTTCGAGGTAATTTTCCAATTCTTCATTACGGTTACATCTGGACAAGGGCTTTGAAGAGAAAGAAGTATGAAAGAACAGGTAATTTAATAAGAGAGCAACTAAAAGACGCAAAACACCCAATCGAGAGGTTATACTATTTAGTTCAGTTGTACAAAACAGAGTCTATCGGGGGGTATACGCATAAAAAGAACCAAGTTGCTTGGGAGACGTTGGCAGAGATAAAAAGGGTGGGAAAAGTTCCTGCCATAGGGCTTGAATTTTTGTACATGTTTGGATTGGACTGTATGTTTGCGGGTTTGAAAGACCTTGGAAGGGATTTGCTGCAAAAGTGTATAGATGCTACTCCTCAGTATCCTGACCCTTATTTTGGTATGATGGCTTTGTACGAAAGATCAAAAGATTGGGATGAGCTAAGCAAGTGGGGGGAAAAGTTTTTTAATGTCTTAGATGAAGCTATGAAAAATGTTGAGAATTTTGATTGGACTATTATGTCTTTCAAGCAAGTGCCTTTGGCGCATATTTTGATGGCACGTGCAATGTTGAAAAGAAAGGATTTTGAAGGTTTCAACAATCATATTTCAATTGCATTTAGTGAAGATGAGAACATTAATATTGATAAAAAGAATTTGTATGTTTTGATGAACGATATAAAAGAAAGTGTTGAAGCTAAAGATGAGTTTGAAAAGTTATTACCTGGATTAAGAGTTATGGTTGAAGGTGTAGAAAAATCAGGAATTGTTGTTTATTATGACAGCGTCGTTGAAAAAATTGCTGAATTAGAAGTTGAAGTCGATGAGGTTTTGTTAGATAAATTATCTTGTAGAAATGAACTTTCAAAATACATAATAAAGAAAATGAAAACATCAGAAGACAAACTTTTAGATTTTATAACAAAAAGTGATTATCTTAATTTTGTAGAAAAAAACGGTATACCTGGACTTTTGCTTTTTTATTCTGTTTTGCAAAACACAAAAGATACTGTTGATACGTTGAAGACCCTTTCTAGTTTAAGAAAGATCGAAGATGAAAAGATTCAAGGAGTTTTATACGCCTTATTAGGAGATTGTTATCTGAGTTTGAAAAGGTTCAAAGAGGCTCTGAGTCAGTATAAAAAGTCTTTAGAAATACTTCCTGAGCTTTCACAGTTTATTAAACCTATAATTGAGGATTTGAGCACGAAATTAGACCCCGAGATGGATGGGGTTTACGAAGAGATGTATACCCATTTTGCTTCAGGGAAAGAGTTCATTTTCGATATAATGGGGTACGTTGGGCAAGAGAACGCTGAAAAACTTTATCTTATTTCTGAAGCTCCATTGGCTTTGTACGTTTCGGGGGTATCTTTTATTCAAAAGGATGCACAAAAGGCTGAAACGTTGTTGAAAAAAGTAGAAAATATCGACGAATTTCCTTTTTATTATTATAGGCTTGCTAAGATATACGAAAAAAAAGATATTAAAAAAGCTTTTGAATATCATATAAAAGCTGTTGAGGAAAATAACAAACTCGCTGATTTGGCACTTGGTAGATACAGTTATTCTGGGCTTTATCCAAGTACTCAGATTAGTTTTATGAAAAGCAACGATGAAATGATTTGGGTAGGGAATATTTCCGAAAAGTTTTCCACGCTTGGAATCATTCATCCCATTAGGAGTTGGAAGAAATCAGAATCTTTTATGTACGCTTCCCCTTATCCTTCTGATGAAGCTTTGAGGATTTACGAAGAACGTGAGAAAGAGGCTTACAAGTCTGCTCCTTTGGAGATCAAAAAGGAAGTTATTTTAAAGGGATTAATTGATAGTGATTTTAAAGATATCAAGCTTCTTGGGGTTGATAAAGAGAAGTATGAAAGTGTTTTTGAAGATTTGGGTGTTTCTGTGAAGGATACTTCTAACAATCTTTTAATTGTAGGTGAGTTTGAGAAAAATTATGATCTGTCTGATATTTTAAAGAAGGCAAAGAAGGTTTTAGCTTTTGCGTATGTTCCTGATTTAAAGGATAGAGAGAACGTGGTTTGGTTTATTCCGAAGTTTAGGGTGCTAAGAACAACGAGCCAGTTGATTTCGTTATTTGAGAAAGAAGGGTTTAAGGTTTCAAAAGTTGAGGCTATTGATGGAAATTTGAGATGTATTCAAGCATATAAAGAGTAA
- the gdhA gene encoding NADP-specific glutamate dehydrogenase — MSNSIELTQESYVDSIIERVVVRNPGETEFHQAVREVLESIKPVVELYPEFEENGILERLTEPERQIIFRVPWVDDQGNVHVNRGYRIEFNSALGPYKGGLRFHPTVYPGIMKFLAFEQTFKNALTGRPIGGAKGGSDFDPKGKSDSEVMRFCQSFMTELYRHIGAQTDIPAGDIGVGNREIGYLFGQYKRITNRFEAGTLTGKGVDWGGSLARTEATGYGLVYFVDEMLKDIGETFEGKKVIVSGSGNVAIYTVQKVIELGGKVIALSDSDGMVYDPEGIDLNSVIEIKEKRRGRIVEYLKTHPSAEYNDNSKNIWKIECDIAFPCATQNEIDMEEAKTLVNNGVLVVAEGANMPCTPEAIECFQKNNVLFAPAKAANAGGVATSALEMTQNSMWESWSFEEVDKKLREVMKNIYSSIKTTAEEYKKDGDLVFGANVTAFLKVARAMMDQGIV, encoded by the coding sequence GTGAGTAACTCAATTGAATTAACCCAAGAAAGTTATGTTGACAGCATAATTGAAAGGGTAGTTGTAAGGAATCCTGGAGAAACCGAGTTTCACCAGGCGGTACGTGAGGTGCTTGAAAGTATCAAACCGGTTGTTGAACTGTATCCTGAATTTGAAGAAAACGGGATTTTAGAAAGGTTAACTGAGCCTGAAAGGCAGATTATCTTTCGCGTTCCATGGGTAGATGATCAAGGGAACGTTCATGTTAATAGGGGATACAGAATAGAATTTAACTCCGCATTAGGGCCTTATAAAGGGGGATTGCGTTTTCATCCCACCGTATACCCTGGAATTATGAAGTTTCTTGCATTTGAACAAACTTTCAAAAATGCTTTAACTGGAAGGCCTATAGGTGGAGCAAAAGGTGGCAGTGACTTCGATCCAAAGGGGAAGTCAGATTCCGAAGTTATGAGATTTTGTCAAAGTTTTATGACTGAACTATATAGACATATAGGGGCACAAACGGATATTCCAGCAGGAGATATAGGTGTTGGAAATAGAGAAATTGGGTATCTCTTTGGTCAATACAAAAGAATTACCAACCGTTTTGAAGCTGGCACCCTTACTGGAAAAGGTGTAGATTGGGGTGGAAGTTTAGCAAGAACAGAAGCAACAGGGTATGGATTGGTGTATTTTGTTGATGAAATGCTAAAAGATATTGGTGAAACATTTGAAGGCAAGAAGGTGATAGTTTCTGGATCTGGAAACGTGGCTATTTACACGGTTCAAAAAGTTATAGAACTCGGTGGAAAGGTTATAGCCCTTAGTGATTCAGATGGAATGGTATACGATCCAGAAGGAATAGATTTAAATTCTGTAATTGAGATAAAAGAAAAAAGAAGAGGAAGAATAGTTGAGTATCTCAAAACTCATCCATCAGCAGAGTATAACGATAATAGTAAAAATATTTGGAAAATTGAATGTGATATTGCCTTCCCATGTGCCACTCAAAACGAAATTGATATGGAAGAAGCAAAAACACTTGTAAATAACGGTGTTTTAGTGGTAGCAGAAGGCGCTAATATGCCCTGCACGCCAGAAGCTATTGAATGTTTCCAAAAAAACAACGTTTTGTTTGCCCCAGCTAAAGCTGCCAACGCTGGCGGTGTTGCTACCTCTGCCTTAGAAATGACTCAAAATAGTATGTGGGAGTCTTGGAGTTTTGAAGAGGTAGATAAAAAACTACGAGAGGTCATGAAGAATATATACAGTAGTATAAAGACGACAGCTGAAGAGTACAAGAAAGACGGAGACCTTGTTTTTGGGGCTAATGTGACGGCTTTTCTAAAGGTAGCAAGAGCAATGATGGATCAAGGGATTGTTTAA
- a CDS encoding deoxyribonuclease IV produces MIKIGAHMKISKGFTKVPPDTANIGGNTFQIFTSSPRVWKVNPPKENDVEGFKNAMTEFNINFEDVLVHSSYLINLASPKDDIREKSITAMIEEIKATDQLGILHYNFHPGSHLGEGEEFGINKILEGLDIIFKEVQNTKVTILLENVAQKGSNIGYSMEQLGRIINKSPWKERLGITYDTCHGFDSNYDIRKKEEVQRLLDEIDKYIGLNKLKMIHLNDSKYDVGAAKDRHEFIGKGYIGREGFKTFLSFDEISKLPLILETPGDDPEHSQDIKVVKEIFKELGKL; encoded by the coding sequence ATGATAAAAATCGGCGCACATATGAAAATCTCAAAAGGCTTCACAAAAGTCCCTCCTGACACAGCAAACATAGGAGGCAACACCTTTCAAATCTTCACAAGTTCACCACGAGTTTGGAAAGTAAACCCACCAAAAGAAAACGACGTAGAAGGCTTCAAAAACGCGATGACCGAATTCAACATAAATTTTGAAGACGTCTTAGTTCATTCAAGCTACTTAATAAATCTAGCCTCTCCAAAAGACGACATCAGAGAAAAATCCATAACTGCAATGATAGAAGAAATAAAAGCCACAGACCAATTAGGAATACTCCACTACAACTTCCATCCCGGAAGTCACTTAGGCGAAGGAGAAGAATTCGGTATAAACAAAATATTAGAAGGGTTAGATATCATCTTCAAAGAAGTTCAGAATACAAAAGTAACTATCTTGCTCGAAAACGTCGCTCAAAAGGGTTCAAACATAGGATACTCCATGGAACAATTGGGAAGAATAATAAACAAATCCCCCTGGAAAGAAAGATTAGGCATAACTTACGATACCTGCCATGGATTCGACTCAAACTACGACATAAGAAAAAAAGAAGAGGTACAAAGACTCTTAGACGAAATTGACAAATACATCGGCTTAAATAAACTAAAAATGATCCATCTAAACGACTCAAAATACGACGTGGGCGCAGCTAAAGACAGACACGAATTTATAGGAAAAGGATACATAGGAAGAGAAGGATTTAAAACCTTCCTCTCTTTCGATGAAATATCTAAGCTACCTCTGATCCTTGAAACCCCTGGAGATGATCCAGAGCATAGCCAAGACATAAAAGTAGTAAAAGAAATCTTCAAGGAATTAGGAAAGCTTTAA
- a CDS encoding GlmL-related ornithine degradation protein: MKIDLLVAEIGSTTTVITAYQLKEKNVKIIAQTESYTTIDKGDVTLGIEKALKNMEEKVKDKISWEKFLATSSAAGGLSMTVHGLVYDMTVRAAKEAALGAGAILKYITSGKLRESHLKHILKIKPKLILLSGGVDYGEEETVLYNAELLSNLPLDIPIIYAGNTAVKEEIEEIFKEKNKNIIITENVYPKIDHLNVEPARKIIQEVFSKHIIHAPGMEKIYDVVDEEVIPTPGAVMNTTELLNELYGDVLTVDIGGATTDIDSVTDGSPEIQKILVSPQPRSKRTVDGDMGIYVNAHNVVEMIGKEQIKKDFENYEEILKNISPYPQNDEQEKFATYLAKFCFLTSLKRHAGRIDYIFTPTGRKKVAQGKDLTAVKIIFGTGGILSRSKYKKEIFESLKQLKNSEDLLLPPKDVTFAYDKNYIFANVGVIANLDKEIAIKILQDDIEWL; this comes from the coding sequence ATGAAAATTGATTTATTAGTAGCTGAGATAGGAAGTACAACAACGGTAATTACAGCTTACCAGCTCAAAGAAAAAAACGTTAAAATAATAGCTCAAACAGAAAGTTATACAACCATTGACAAAGGTGATGTAACTCTAGGAATAGAAAAAGCACTAAAAAACATGGAAGAAAAAGTTAAAGATAAAATAAGTTGGGAAAAATTTTTAGCAACCTCATCTGCCGCTGGTGGGCTAAGTATGACGGTCCACGGATTGGTATACGATATGACAGTCAGGGCAGCAAAAGAAGCGGCTTTAGGTGCAGGGGCTATTTTAAAATACATCACATCCGGCAAACTTAGAGAAAGCCATTTAAAGCATATTTTAAAAATAAAACCAAAATTGATTCTCTTATCAGGTGGGGTAGATTACGGGGAAGAAGAAACCGTTCTTTACAATGCTGAATTACTCTCTAACTTGCCATTAGACATTCCCATAATATACGCAGGAAACACTGCTGTGAAAGAAGAAATAGAAGAAATCTTCAAAGAAAAGAACAAAAATATAATCATAACAGAAAACGTTTATCCTAAAATAGATCACCTCAACGTCGAACCAGCAAGAAAAATAATCCAAGAAGTTTTTTCAAAACATATAATTCATGCACCTGGTATGGAAAAAATCTATGATGTAGTAGATGAAGAGGTCATACCTACCCCCGGGGCTGTTATGAACACCACAGAATTATTAAATGAACTATATGGAGATGTTCTAACAGTTGACATTGGTGGAGCCACCACGGATATAGATTCCGTTACCGACGGCTCACCAGAAATTCAAAAGATTTTGGTATCTCCACAACCCCGTTCCAAAAGAACGGTAGATGGAGACATGGGAATATACGTAAACGCACATAACGTAGTTGAAATGATAGGCAAAGAACAAATAAAAAAGGACTTTGAAAACTACGAAGAGATACTAAAAAATATATCCCCTTATCCACAAAACGACGAACAAGAAAAATTTGCAACTTACTTGGCAAAGTTTTGTTTCTTAACATCCCTAAAAAGACATGCTGGAAGAATTGATTACATCTTTACTCCTACCGGAAGAAAAAAGGTGGCTCAGGGAAAAGATCTAACCGCTGTAAAAATCATATTTGGCACTGGAGGAATATTATCCAGATCAAAATACAAAAAGGAGATATTTGAAAGCCTTAAGCAGCTAAAAAACTCAGAAGATTTACTACTACCACCAAAAGACGTAACCTTCGCTTACGACAAAAATTACATATTCGCTAACGTAGGTGTTATCGCAAACCTCGACAAAGAAATAGCAATAAAAATATTACAAGACGATATAGAATGGCTATAG
- the aspC gene encoding aspartate aminotransferase has protein sequence MEFSTKIESIQPSATIELNSKALELQSKGYEIVRLTAGEPDFDTPQPIINAAYQAMKEGKTKYTDNKGIKELRQKIAQYINKKYSTNYNENNVIVTNGGKQALFNSLFLITNPGDEIIVIDPSWVSYDAQIRMVGGIPVHVKTTKENNYIPEETKLEKAITNKTKAIIINSPNNPTGVVYDKEFLSFISRLSIEHDLIIISDEVYDALVYDGNYTSMTNFEESRDRTILINSFSKTWSMTGWRVGYTIANEKIVSQLAKIQSHSTSNVNTPSQYAALKALEIDNSYMVKEFKKRRDYLYDEFKKLGLTNDKPKGAFYYFIDISNYGLSDKDFCEKLLEYGLAVVPGSAFFSDGHIRLSFAASMDDLQKAVEILKKFLTDLEKEMS, from the coding sequence ATGGAATTTTCTACAAAAATAGAATCAATTCAACCATCCGCAACTATTGAGTTAAACTCAAAGGCATTAGAACTACAAAGCAAAGGGTACGAAATAGTCAGATTGACAGCTGGAGAACCTGATTTTGATACTCCGCAGCCTATAATAAACGCAGCTTACCAAGCCATGAAAGAAGGAAAAACCAAATACACGGACAACAAAGGAATAAAAGAGCTCAGACAAAAGATAGCTCAATATATAAATAAAAAATACTCAACTAATTACAATGAGAACAATGTAATCGTAACTAATGGGGGAAAACAAGCACTATTTAACTCACTCTTTTTGATAACAAACCCAGGCGATGAAATAATCGTTATTGATCCATCTTGGGTCAGTTACGACGCACAAATCAGAATGGTTGGCGGAATCCCCGTTCACGTTAAAACTACGAAAGAAAATAACTACATCCCCGAAGAAACAAAGTTGGAAAAAGCTATAACCAACAAAACAAAAGCCATTATAATTAATTCTCCCAACAACCCAACAGGTGTTGTTTACGATAAAGAGTTTTTGAGTTTTATCTCAAGACTCTCCATCGAACATGACCTTATAATTATAAGTGATGAGGTATACGACGCCCTAGTTTACGACGGTAACTACACCTCTATGACAAACTTTGAAGAATCAAGAGATAGAACAATATTGATCAACAGTTTTTCAAAGACATGGTCAATGACTGGATGGAGAGTCGGATATACGATTGCTAACGAAAAAATCGTATCTCAATTGGCTAAGATTCAATCCCATTCAACTTCTAATGTAAACACACCTTCCCAATATGCAGCTCTCAAAGCCCTAGAAATAGACAATTCTTATATGGTAAAAGAATTCAAAAAAAGAAGAGACTACTTGTACGATGAATTCAAAAAGCTCGGTTTAACAAACGATAAACCAAAAGGCGCATTCTATTATTTTATCGATATATCGAATTATGGATTAAGCGACAAAGACTTCTGTGAAAAATTACTCGAATACGGTCTAGCAGTTGTACCTGGTTCTGCTTTCTTTAGCGATGGCCACATCAGACTTTCATTCGCCGCGTCTATGGATGACTTGCAAAAGGCGGTTGAAATACTTAAAAAGTTCCTAACAGATTTGGAGAAAGAAATGTCATGA
- the rlmD gene encoding 23S rRNA (uracil(1939)-C(5))-methyltransferase RlmD, whose protein sequence is MNNEEVKIVIEKLVYGGYGMARYADKIYMVNNVYPGEFVSVIPTRTNKNLVFADLKEILQPSHQRVSSKCKHFPECGGCQWLDYDYKSQLKSKTEIVKEQLERIGKLDSSVVNDIIESDLIWGYRNRMEYTFQENNKLKLGLNIANSNNVLDIYSCPISPNLFDNIRNKFRELVNKLNIEIYDKKTKKGILKHLVIRRSFSKNQTMVIIVTNTEYLPYEEEIKQFFQQNFHPYSLIHLMNSSDSVVLRGPYKTLLGEGVLNEEFDDFKFQIPPTSFFQNNYNVTQKLLRHILEYFKSNAQKDATMLDLYSGVGLFSIYFSPLFKHIESVETSKVSVKAAIANSHINFTKNVNFILASSKPYLMKNSSKRFDYVILDPPRKGLEKKEIQLLSSMAKKGIIYVSCDPSTFARDLNLFTKNGFTLKSVQPFDMFPHSYHIENVGILEKN, encoded by the coding sequence ATGAATAATGAAGAAGTAAAAATCGTCATCGAAAAATTAGTCTACGGTGGATACGGCATGGCTCGTTATGCCGACAAAATCTACATGGTAAACAATGTTTACCCTGGAGAGTTTGTCTCAGTTATTCCAACAAGAACGAATAAAAATTTAGTATTTGCAGATCTAAAAGAAATCCTACAACCATCCCATCAAAGGGTATCCTCCAAATGCAAGCACTTCCCCGAGTGTGGGGGTTGCCAATGGCTCGATTACGATTATAAATCCCAACTAAAATCAAAAACAGAGATAGTAAAAGAACAGTTAGAAAGAATCGGAAAGTTAGATAGCTCTGTTGTTAACGACATAATCGAAAGCGATTTAATCTGGGGTTACCGAAACAGAATGGAATACACCTTTCAGGAAAATAATAAATTAAAATTAGGTTTAAATATCGCCAATTCAAATAATGTTCTTGATATCTACTCATGCCCAATCTCACCAAACTTATTCGATAACATAAGAAATAAATTCAGAGAACTAGTTAACAAATTGAATATCGAAATATACGACAAAAAGACAAAAAAAGGTATCTTGAAACACTTAGTCATTCGAAGATCATTTTCCAAAAATCAAACGATGGTAATTATAGTTACCAACACAGAATATTTACCTTACGAAGAAGAGATAAAGCAATTTTTTCAACAAAATTTCCACCCTTATTCATTGATTCACCTGATGAACAGCTCCGATAGCGTTGTACTAAGAGGCCCTTACAAAACTCTTCTCGGTGAGGGAGTATTAAATGAGGAGTTTGATGATTTCAAATTTCAAATTCCACCAACCTCCTTTTTTCAAAACAACTACAACGTTACACAAAAACTATTAAGGCACATTTTAGAATATTTCAAAAGTAACGCCCAAAAAGACGCAACTATGTTAGACTTATACTCTGGTGTTGGGCTCTTTTCGATATACTTTTCACCGCTCTTTAAACATATAGAATCTGTTGAAACCTCTAAAGTCTCAGTAAAAGCGGCAATTGCTAATTCACATATAAATTTTACTAAAAACGTTAATTTCATTCTAGCAAGCTCAAAACCATACCTCATGAAAAATTCCAGTAAAAGATTTGACTATGTCATCTTAGATCCCCCAAGAAAAGGTTTGGAAAAGAAAGAAATACAACTACTATCTTCTATGGCAAAAAAGGGGATTATCTATGTATCCTGTGACCCTTCAACTTTTGCGAGAGACCTCAATCTATTTACAAAAAATGGATTCACTTTAAAATCAGTTCAACCATTTGACATGTTTCCACACTCATACCACATCGAAAATGTAGGCATTTTAGAAAAAAACTGA